One genomic segment of Leptotrichia sp. oral taxon 215 str. W9775 includes these proteins:
- a CDS encoding methionine ABC transporter ATP-binding protein gives MKVKLRGEEVFITIKNLVKEYKLRNGKILKAVDNVDLEIAKGDIYGIMGLSGAGKSTLIRLINRLEEPTEGEIYVEHVEKGEEIPVKKNVLDFDQNELRNYRKKTGMIFQHFNLLNSRSVGGNVAFPLEISGWKKEDINKRVDELLEIVGLLDKKENYPEQLSGGQKQRVAIARALANNPEILLSDEATSALDPRTTNSILDLLKDINKRFGITIILITHQMEVIRKICNKTAIMSDGKIVEEGTVKDIFMHPKTQLAKEFVSNISHESFESEEKEEVKERSGGKIRLKLKFNEEQADKPYIAEIIKRYDAEINILGGSIDKLSNTVVGNLTIEISAEEEKIKAIVKWLEKNHLELEVL, from the coding sequence TTGAAAGTGAAATTAAGAGGTGAAGAAGTGTTTATTACGATTAAGAACTTGGTAAAAGAGTATAAGCTGCGTAACGGTAAGATTTTAAAAGCTGTAGATAACGTAGACCTTGAAATAGCAAAAGGAGATATCTACGGAATAATGGGACTTAGCGGTGCTGGTAAATCAACATTGATAAGACTCATAAACAGGCTTGAGGAGCCTACTGAAGGTGAAATATATGTAGAGCATGTTGAAAAAGGCGAAGAAATACCTGTAAAAAAGAATGTTCTGGATTTTGACCAGAATGAACTTAGAAATTACAGAAAAAAAACAGGAATGATATTTCAGCATTTTAATCTTCTAAATTCTAGAAGTGTAGGCGGAAATGTAGCATTTCCTCTGGAAATTTCAGGATGGAAAAAGGAAGATATAAATAAGAGGGTAGATGAACTTCTTGAGATAGTAGGACTATTAGATAAAAAGGAAAACTATCCGGAACAGCTTTCAGGAGGACAAAAACAAAGAGTTGCGATAGCGAGAGCACTGGCAAACAATCCGGAAATTTTACTTTCAGATGAGGCAACAAGTGCCCTGGATCCTAGGACAACAAATTCTATACTGGATTTGCTGAAGGATATAAATAAAAGATTTGGAATTACAATAATATTAATAACTCATCAGATGGAAGTAATAAGAAAAATATGCAATAAAACAGCAATAATGTCAGATGGAAAAATAGTTGAAGAAGGAACAGTAAAGGATATCTTTATGCATCCTAAAACACAGCTGGCAAAGGAATTTGTATCAAATATTTCCCACGAAAGTTTTGAATCAGAAGAAAAGGAAGAGGTTAAAGAGCGTTCAGGAGGGAAAATAAGACTGAAACTGAAATTTAATGAAGAACAGGCTGATAAGCCATATATTGCTGAAATAATTAAAAGATATGATGCAGAAATAAATATATTAGGTGGATCTATAGATAAGTTGTCAAATACAGTTGTAGGAAATCTGACAATAGAAATTTCTGCTGAAGAGGAAAAAATAAAGGCAATAGTAAAATGGCTAGAAAAAAATCATCTGGAATTGGAGGTGTTATAA
- a CDS encoding methionine ABC transporter permease produces MKFDIIKFLHFETMLNPLWETVYMVAIATFVSLIIGLPIGVLLVTSEPKGVKPNRTLHKILDVLLVNITRSIPFVILIVLLIPLSRLLIGKSYGSVSFIVPLSLGSAPFIARIIEGALKEVDEGLVEASKAMGATTNEIIFKVMIPEALPSLIHGLTLTIISLVGYSAIAGSIGGGGLGNAAVIDGYQRSNPTLMWQATVTIILLVQLIQFIGNSIVNRINKKRLRG; encoded by the coding sequence ATGAAATTTGATATAATAAAATTTTTGCATTTTGAAACAATGCTAAATCCGTTGTGGGAAACAGTTTATATGGTGGCAATAGCAACGTTTGTTTCATTAATTATAGGACTTCCAATAGGGGTACTTCTTGTTACTTCTGAGCCTAAAGGTGTAAAACCGAATAGAACATTGCATAAAATTCTGGATGTACTGCTTGTAAATATAACAAGGTCTATACCTTTTGTTATTCTTATAGTTCTTTTGATTCCATTATCAAGACTTCTTATAGGAAAATCTTATGGAAGTGTGTCGTTTATTGTTCCGCTTTCATTAGGATCTGCTCCTTTTATAGCGAGAATAATTGAAGGGGCACTGAAGGAAGTGGATGAAGGACTTGTAGAAGCCTCCAAAGCAATGGGAGCAACAACAAATGAAATAATATTTAAGGTAATGATACCGGAAGCACTACCATCACTAATCCATGGACTTACTTTAACGATAATAAGTCTTGTAGGATATTCAGCAATAGCAGGTTCCATTGGTGGAGGTGGACTGGGAAATGCTGCAGTTATAGATGGATATCAGCGATCAAATCCAACATTAATGTGGCAGGCAACAGTAACAATTATTTTACTGGTACAGTTAATACAGTTTATAGGAAACAGTATAGTAAACAGAATAAACAAAAAAAGATTAAGAGGATAA
- the infC gene encoding translation initiation factor IF-3 has translation MFFIKGTNKSDEPRMNEKIRAREIRVIGDDGEQFGILSVNEALALAAEKNLDLVEISPNATPPVCKIMDYGKFKYEKTKKEKENKKKQKNVVIKEIRIKPHIDEHDKETKISQIKKFIEKEYKVKISLRLSGREKLHAESAVKILDAFADSFEETAIVEKKYGKEQVQKFVMLSPKK, from the coding sequence GTGTTCTTTATAAAAGGGACAAATAAATCTGATGAACCAAGAATGAATGAAAAAATCAGAGCGAGAGAAATAAGAGTTATTGGAGACGATGGAGAACAGTTTGGAATTTTATCCGTAAATGAAGCTTTGGCTTTAGCAGCAGAGAAAAATTTAGATTTAGTTGAAATCTCACCAAATGCTACACCACCTGTATGCAAAATTATGGACTATGGAAAATTCAAGTATGAGAAAACAAAAAAAGAAAAAGAAAACAAAAAGAAACAGAAAAATGTTGTCATCAAAGAGATTAGAATAAAGCCTCATATTGATGAACACGATAAGGAAACAAAAATTTCTCAAATTAAAAAGTTCATAGAAAAAGAATATAAGGTGAAAATCAGTTTAAGACTTTCAGGAAGGGAAAAACTGCATGCTGAATCAGCTGTTAAGATTTTAGATGCTTTTGCAGACAGTTTTGAAGAAACTGCAATAGTCGAAAAGAAATATGGAAAAGA
- a CDS encoding MetQ/NlpA family ABC transporter substrate-binding protein: MKKLLLGLTAALFLVACGGAKEEAKTDSKAAEKPAKVEKLVVGATPVPHQELLELVKDDLKTEGVDLEIVTFNDYIQPNKLLGTKELDANFFQHIPYMEEFGKSNNLDLVSVGSVHVEPMAVYSKKIKNINDLKNGDTILIPNDPTNGGRALILLDKAGVIKLKDNKKLDSTIADIAENPKNIKFTALAPEQLAPRLEEVTAAVINANFALDAKLSFKDDTILVEDKDSPYVNIVTVLKGRENEEKIQKLIKALQSEKVKKYIEEKYNGSVVAAF, from the coding sequence ATGAAAAAATTATTACTGGGACTTACAGCTGCATTATTTCTTGTAGCTTGTGGAGGAGCAAAAGAAGAAGCAAAAACTGATTCAAAGGCGGCAGAAAAGCCTGCAAAAGTTGAAAAATTAGTAGTTGGTGCAACACCTGTACCACATCAGGAATTACTTGAATTAGTAAAGGATGATTTAAAGACGGAAGGTGTAGATTTGGAAATCGTTACATTTAACGATTACATACAGCCAAATAAATTATTAGGAACTAAGGAATTAGATGCAAATTTCTTCCAGCACATACCATATATGGAAGAATTTGGAAAATCAAACAATTTAGATTTAGTATCTGTAGGAAGTGTTCACGTTGAGCCTATGGCAGTTTATTCTAAAAAAATAAAAAATATAAATGATTTAAAAAATGGAGATACTATATTAATACCTAACGATCCAACAAATGGTGGAAGAGCATTAATATTACTTGATAAAGCAGGAGTTATAAAATTAAAGGATAATAAGAAATTAGATTCAACAATAGCAGATATAGCTGAAAATCCTAAAAATATTAAGTTTACTGCATTAGCGCCTGAACAGTTGGCACCAAGACTTGAAGAAGTTACAGCTGCAGTAATTAATGCAAACTTTGCTTTAGATGCAAAACTATCATTTAAAGATGATACAATCCTAGTTGAAGATAAAGACTCACCTTATGTAAATATAGTTACAGTTTTAAAAGGAAGAGAAAATGAAGAAAAAATTCAAAAGTTAATAAAAGCATTACAAAGTGAAAAAGTTAAAAAATATATTGAAGAAAAATATAATGGTAGTGTAGTAGCTGCATTCTAA
- a CDS encoding TIGR00341 family protein, translating into MNEKEKNEKYKILKRNIIEDSDFTKETMFILICAMIIASIGLNTNSVAVIIGAMLISPLMSPIQSLGLGLSNGNLKRVYASLFRLGIFILISVVSSSFYFLISPINVVTPQILARTSPTLWDVLIAIFGGIAGVIGKTKEDGGNVVPGVAIATALMPPLCVVGFGIAHGNSKIFLGAGYLFIINVFFIMLTTLIGLKIYSVGISRTKHRMSVRQQIVFYVGSLIVIVPSIYTAAVLVNDFAREEALKNFISKELTNDYVFDNSIDKKSKTVTLKVVGGGFKKQEIEKLEKKMEKYNLGNYKLKVEQLSNQKYLTAQDLSKYLKEENLKEKMEKVVLPVEKQNKTALENDLRIVENILYKNFANNINEVKIGKLIDANNNENFIVLVIGNETMTDEISEKIKNLEFNTEKKYEIIVERQSKEIDIESKKNTKVVK; encoded by the coding sequence ATGAATGAAAAAGAAAAAAATGAAAAATATAAAATTTTAAAAAGAAATATTATTGAAGATTCTGATTTTACGAAGGAAACAATGTTTATTCTGATTTGTGCAATGATTATAGCTTCAATAGGATTAAATACAAATTCTGTTGCAGTAATTATTGGAGCAATGTTGATTTCGCCCCTAATGTCACCAATTCAGTCGCTAGGATTGGGATTATCAAATGGAAATTTAAAAAGAGTTTATGCATCACTTTTTAGATTAGGTATTTTTATATTAATAAGTGTAGTAAGCTCTAGTTTTTATTTTTTGATAAGTCCTATAAATGTAGTAACTCCACAAATATTAGCTCGAACTTCTCCGACTTTATGGGATGTTTTAATTGCGATTTTCGGTGGAATTGCAGGAGTAATTGGAAAAACAAAAGAAGATGGTGGAAATGTAGTGCCTGGAGTAGCTATTGCAACAGCATTAATGCCACCTTTATGTGTGGTAGGATTTGGAATTGCTCATGGGAATTCAAAAATTTTTCTTGGAGCGGGATATTTATTTATAATAAATGTCTTTTTTATAATGTTGACAACATTAATTGGTTTAAAAATTTATTCTGTGGGTATTTCTCGTACAAAACATAGAATGTCTGTAAGACAGCAAATAGTATTTTATGTAGGAAGTCTGATTGTAATTGTTCCAAGTATATATACAGCAGCTGTATTAGTAAATGATTTTGCAAGGGAAGAAGCTCTAAAAAATTTTATTTCAAAGGAATTAACAAATGATTATGTTTTTGATAATTCAATTGATAAAAAATCTAAAACGGTTACTTTGAAAGTTGTAGGAGGAGGCTTTAAAAAGCAGGAAATTGAAAAACTTGAGAAAAAGATGGAGAAATACAACTTAGGAAACTATAAATTAAAAGTGGAGCAACTGTCAAATCAAAAATATTTAACAGCACAGGATTTATCAAAATATTTGAAGGAAGAAAATTTAAAGGAAAAAATGGAAAAAGTTGTTTTACCAGTTGAAAAGCAAAATAAAACAGCTTTGGAAAATGATTTAAGAATAGTTGAAAATATATTGTACAAAAATTTTGCAAATAATATTAATGAAGTAAAAATTGGGAAATTAATAGATGCAAATAATAACGAAAATTTTATTGTTCTAGTTATTGGTAATGAAACTATGACAGATGAAATTTCTGAAAAAATAAAAAATCTTGAGTTTAATACTGAGAAAAAATATGAAATTATTGTTGAAAGGCAATCGAAAGAAATAGATATCGAATCTAAAAAAAATACAAAAGTTGTAAAATAA
- a CDS encoding amino acid ABC transporter ATP-binding protein, producing the protein MIEVINLKKQFGNNLILDDINFTINKGEAVSLIGPSGSGKSTILRCIADLETLTGGKILIEGHDLQDKGIDKKIKKELLLKTGMIFQNFNLFPHMTVKDNIVKTLRIVKKTDVKKAEEIAGKVLETVGLADKKDNFPNELSGGQKQRVAIARGLALEPDILLFDEPTSALDPELVKEVLDIIRKLKKERKMTMLIVSHEMKFVREISDEVIVMENGKILEKGTVEKIFENPETQRVKEFLNTIY; encoded by the coding sequence ATAATAGAAGTTATTAATCTGAAAAAACAGTTTGGAAATAATCTTATACTGGATGACATAAATTTTACAATAAACAAAGGAGAGGCAGTTTCTCTGATAGGTCCCAGTGGAAGTGGAAAATCAACAATTTTAAGATGTATAGCAGACCTTGAAACACTGACTGGCGGGAAAATACTTATAGAAGGCCATGATTTACAGGATAAAGGAATTGATAAGAAAATAAAAAAGGAGCTTTTACTGAAAACAGGAATGATATTCCAGAATTTTAATCTATTTCCACATATGACAGTGAAGGATAATATTGTAAAGACATTGAGAATAGTAAAGAAAACAGATGTGAAAAAAGCTGAAGAAATAGCAGGAAAAGTACTTGAAACAGTTGGTCTTGCCGATAAGAAGGATAATTTTCCCAATGAGCTTTCAGGAGGACAGAAACAGAGGGTTGCAATAGCAAGAGGATTGGCACTGGAGCCGGATATTCTTCTGTTTGACGAGCCAACTTCTGCACTGGATCCTGAACTTGTAAAAGAAGTCCTGGATATAATAAGAAAGCTGAAAAAGGAAAGAAAAATGACGATGCTCATTGTAAGTCATGAAATGAAATTTGTAAGGGAAATATCTGATGAAGTTATAGTAATGGAAAATGGAAAAATACTTGAAAAGGGTACAGTAGAAAAAATATTTGAAAATCCTGAAACTCAGAGAGTAAAAGAATTTCTGAATACAATATATTAA